A portion of the Leptospira noumeaensis genome contains these proteins:
- a CDS encoding STAS domain-containing protein: MMEEFKIRLGFENGGNLPVIHISGEITSEAEEEIVESYESIPSDKRGRVILNFSETSYINSAGIATLISLITKSSENQGKIEFAGLNTHFRKVMDIVGLTDFVLIHDSLNSALTQV; the protein is encoded by the coding sequence ATGATGGAAGAGTTTAAGATTCGGTTGGGATTTGAAAATGGGGGAAACCTCCCTGTGATTCATATTTCTGGTGAAATCACTTCCGAAGCCGAAGAAGAGATTGTTGAATCTTACGAATCCATTCCTAGCGATAAACGCGGTCGCGTCATTCTGAACTTTTCTGAAACTTCCTATATCAATTCTGCTGGGATTGCCACTCTCATTAGCCTCATTACAAAATCTTCTGAGAACCAAGGCAAAATTGAGTTCGCGGGCCTCAATACCCACTTTCGCAAAGTCATGGATATTGTTGGCCTTACTGATTTTGTCCTCATCCACGATTCTCTCAATTCTGCACTCACCCAAGTCTAA
- a CDS encoding c-type cytochrome: MNSKKVLVSLFALSFAFVMVACGDSKPKEEVPAAAESSASADPELAKGEELYLQNCSSCHGEKGAGDGAAAAALNPKPRNYKAPAAEWKNGNTAAGVTKTLKEGIKGSPMVAYGHLGDDNIRILAKYVEHLSKN; the protein is encoded by the coding sequence ATGAACTCAAAAAAAGTCTTAGTCTCTCTCTTCGCACTCTCCTTCGCATTTGTGATGGTAGCTTGTGGCGATTCCAAACCAAAAGAAGAAGTTCCTGCTGCTGCGGAATCTAGCGCTAGTGCGGATCCTGAACTTGCAAAAGGTGAAGAACTCTATCTTCAAAACTGTTCTTCTTGCCACGGTGAGAAAGGTGCTGGTGACGGAGCTGCTGCTGCTGCCCTAAATCCAAAACCAAGAAACTACAAAGCTCCTGCTGCTGAGTGGAAAAATGGAAATACCGCTGCCGGTGTGACTAAAACTTTGAAAGAAGGAATCAAAGGATCTCCAATGGTTGCTTACGGACATTTGGGTGATGATAACATCCGCATCCTTGCTAAGTACGTGGAACACCTTTCTAAAAACTAA
- a CDS encoding citrate/2-methylcitrate synthase yields the protein MSEVEFHIKGKTYKLPVIVGTDGKEGIDLTDFYRKTGLVTVDPGLFNTALGLSKVSRRDPEKGELTYRGYDLKELAYQSTFVETSFLLIYGNLPTKQELNDFSGRLSKHSMIHEDMLNLFDGFPGVANPLAVLSVMVTSLSSYYLEEYEEKLDMGVDLIARLLAKIRTIAAFTYKHAVGHPFVYPLDKNPYCTNFLYMMHKMPADNYTVPEEFDRILNQMWILHADHEQNVSNTAVQVVGSTQANLFASISAGIMAQWGAREGGRPTAAIGLIEDIIKTKTPVKDYFERFKRGGLNIQTNGFGQKAYDVVSPRAQVAREIIREFYKGRKLSPVEDIALQIDEVVWNDSYFMENLLYPNLEYYSGLVFHTLGIPKNMFSVMQVIGRLPGWLAHWREQRMKGDFSKVRPKQIYVGENQRKYIPVQNRL from the coding sequence ATGAGTGAAGTGGAATTCCACATCAAGGGCAAAACATATAAACTACCGGTCATTGTTGGTACCGATGGAAAAGAAGGAATCGACTTAACCGATTTTTATAGAAAAACCGGCCTCGTCACCGTGGATCCAGGTTTATTCAATACAGCACTTGGTTTATCAAAAGTGTCCAGACGTGACCCAGAAAAAGGGGAATTAACTTATCGTGGTTACGACTTAAAAGAACTAGCTTACCAATCCACTTTTGTGGAAACTTCGTTTTTATTAATTTATGGAAATCTCCCTACCAAACAAGAGTTAAATGACTTCTCTGGTCGACTTTCAAAACACTCGATGATCCATGAAGACATGTTAAATCTTTTTGATGGTTTTCCTGGTGTTGCCAATCCATTGGCAGTTTTATCTGTAATGGTTACTTCACTTTCTAGTTATTATTTAGAAGAATACGAAGAAAAGTTAGATATGGGTGTGGACTTAATTGCAAGGTTACTTGCAAAAATTCGCACAATCGCGGCATTCACTTACAAACATGCAGTAGGGCATCCTTTTGTGTATCCATTAGATAAAAATCCTTACTGCACTAACTTTCTTTATATGATGCATAAGATGCCTGCGGACAATTATACAGTTCCAGAAGAGTTTGATCGTATATTAAATCAAATGTGGATCTTACATGCGGATCATGAACAAAATGTATCCAACACCGCTGTTCAAGTGGTTGGATCTACTCAAGCCAATTTGTTTGCTTCTATCTCTGCAGGGATCATGGCACAGTGGGGAGCTCGCGAAGGAGGACGTCCTACTGCTGCGATTGGTCTTATTGAAGACATCATCAAAACAAAAACACCTGTTAAGGATTATTTCGAAAGGTTCAAACGTGGTGGTCTAAACATTCAAACCAATGGGTTTGGACAAAAGGCATATGATGTGGTAAGCCCTCGTGCCCAGGTCGCACGTGAAATCATTCGCGAGTTTTATAAAGGTAGAAAGTTATCCCCAGTAGAAGACATCGCACTTCAAATTGACGAAGTGGTTTGGAATGATTCTTATTTTATGGAAAATCTCCTCTATCCTAATTTAGAATACTACTCCGGACTCGTATTTCACACATTGGGAATCCCTAAAAATATGTTTTCGGTCATGCAAGTGATTGGCAGACTACCAGGTTGGCTTGCGCACTGGAGAGAACAAAGGATGAAGGGAGACTTCTCAAAAGTTCGTCCAAAACAGATATATGTGGGCGAAAACCAAAGAAAGTACATCCCTGTTCAGAACCGCCTGTAG
- a CDS encoding TIGR01777 family oxidoreductase, with protein sequence MKIGILGGTGLIGKAFVETAIRLGHRFRFFSRKSSLPPELSSYPEIEFVSCILPQSGDLEGLDAIVNLVGEPIAGVRWSEERKKLIETSRVDFTRGLVARVMDLKSPPKVFVNASAIGYYGMSEEVHPPYSETKEPGDDFLAKLCVDWENQTLPLKKAGIRTLLLRTGIILSPKGGALEKMVPPFLLGVGGAIASGKQGMSWIHIMDFISAMLHLMQLESESGAYNLVSPEPVSNEEFSRVLAKTLHRPSFFKVPSFAIQALYGEGSVVITEGQYVIPERLLKSGYEFQFQNLEKAVSNLLEKH encoded by the coding sequence ATGAAAATCGGAATTTTAGGTGGTACTGGCTTGATTGGCAAAGCTTTTGTCGAAACTGCGATCCGTTTGGGACATCGTTTCCGGTTTTTTTCAAGAAAAAGTTCTCTTCCTCCCGAACTTTCCTCTTATCCAGAAATTGAATTTGTTTCTTGTATCCTTCCACAATCCGGAGATTTAGAAGGACTTGATGCCATCGTCAATTTAGTTGGTGAGCCAATAGCTGGCGTTAGATGGTCAGAGGAACGTAAAAAACTAATCGAAACATCGCGTGTTGATTTTACGAGAGGGCTCGTTGCTCGAGTGATGGATCTAAAGTCTCCACCCAAAGTTTTTGTAAACGCAAGTGCTATCGGTTATTATGGAATGTCAGAAGAAGTACATCCTCCTTATTCCGAAACCAAAGAACCAGGGGACGACTTCCTTGCCAAACTTTGTGTGGATTGGGAAAACCAAACGCTTCCACTGAAAAAAGCGGGAATTCGGACTTTGTTACTTAGAACTGGAATCATTCTATCCCCCAAAGGGGGAGCTTTGGAAAAAATGGTTCCTCCTTTTTTACTCGGGGTAGGTGGTGCCATCGCTTCCGGCAAACAAGGCATGAGTTGGATCCATATAATGGATTTTATTTCTGCAATGTTACACTTAATGCAGTTAGAATCAGAGTCAGGCGCTTATAACTTAGTATCACCAGAACCGGTCAGTAACGAAGAATTTTCAAGAGTACTAGCAAAAACATTACATCGACCTAGCTTTTTTAAGGTTCCTTCTTTCGCCATACAGGCGCTTTACGGTGAAGGATCGGTTGTGATCACCGAAGGACAATATGTCATTCCTGAAAGATTACTAAAATCCGGTTATGAGTTTCAGTTTCAAAATTTAGAAAAGGCAGTCTCAAATCTTTTAGAAAAACATTGA
- a CDS encoding AAA family ATPase: MTNPPGKISESPTIPGNKKGSGRKFDISSLLEEGPLPIAGETNHTSSLDEKLRKAYFWITNFAIINPFYDIEYNDSPPLKFTLGDSKSTVTLPTAQSYSSFVLLPLLTLIVRGKCLLVGGPGRGKTASAILMGVIAGYPIKEIKRAIQHGQPQMTITDLLGNPLPSDMMQAKSMDEIKIAWRKWLGMQIKIIDEYNRIPTRTQSALLTIMGDNYAEIYDQIYECPDAAWYLTANDDAGGGTYQVIEALRDRIDIVVKAPHFNTRFIKDLIQRVEEGYKPETLVPKEIVFSEEEIKTINSEIRNVIFPPKLRRRMEFFTSQFEFMEYAGEQLEYKTKDTAKLSTVDYSILSSAETGKDKTKDLGSQTKNGLSVRAIFTCINYAKALAYFRGLNEVSLDDLSHVLPFVLHDKLVQNSDSPFFEDAENKVYRSDRVSWIRKLFSLSLSEYDRLGLDKNDVIKNLSEKFEEGLEGLSAKDTKQRLLEIEKEIESMAKQRKLYGHMFDDLLKLKYLHQRYTNYLKWAESNV, from the coding sequence ATGACAAATCCTCCAGGCAAAATCTCGGAATCACCGACAATCCCTGGAAATAAAAAAGGCAGTGGTCGAAAGTTCGATATCAGTTCTTTATTAGAGGAAGGACCTCTTCCGATTGCCGGGGAAACAAATCATACTTCTAGTTTGGATGAAAAACTAAGGAAGGCTTATTTTTGGATTACCAACTTTGCCATCATCAATCCATTTTATGACATTGAATACAATGATAGTCCTCCTTTAAAGTTTACATTAGGAGATTCTAAATCCACAGTCACCCTTCCCACTGCACAAAGTTATTCAAGTTTTGTTTTACTTCCCCTGCTTACCCTTATTGTAAGAGGTAAATGTTTGTTAGTTGGTGGGCCTGGACGTGGTAAAACCGCATCCGCCATTCTTATGGGTGTGATTGCCGGTTATCCAATCAAAGAAATCAAACGAGCCATCCAACATGGACAACCTCAAATGACAATTACAGATTTACTTGGGAACCCTCTCCCGAGTGATATGATGCAGGCCAAGTCCATGGATGAAATCAAAATCGCTTGGAGGAAATGGCTTGGAATGCAAATCAAAATCATAGATGAATACAATCGAATTCCCACAAGAACACAATCAGCCCTTCTCACCATTATGGGAGATAACTATGCTGAAATTTACGATCAAATTTATGAATGCCCCGATGCTGCTTGGTATTTAACAGCCAACGATGATGCGGGAGGTGGAACCTACCAAGTCATCGAAGCCCTTCGTGACCGGATCGACATTGTGGTGAAGGCTCCTCACTTTAACACACGTTTTATTAAGGATTTAATCCAAAGAGTGGAAGAAGGATACAAACCGGAAACACTTGTTCCTAAAGAAATTGTTTTTTCTGAAGAAGAAATCAAAACTATCAATTCAGAAATCAGAAATGTGATTTTTCCACCAAAACTTCGTCGTCGGATGGAATTTTTTACCTCCCAATTTGAGTTTATGGAATATGCGGGAGAACAATTAGAATACAAAACCAAAGACACCGCCAAACTGAGTACAGTTGACTATTCTATTCTCAGTTCTGCAGAAACAGGGAAGGACAAAACAAAGGATTTAGGTTCTCAAACCAAAAATGGACTCAGTGTTCGAGCTATTTTTACTTGTATCAATTATGCAAAAGCCCTCGCTTATTTTCGTGGCCTAAACGAAGTGAGTTTGGATGATCTTAGCCATGTTTTACCCTTTGTCCTTCACGACAAATTGGTTCAAAATTCGGACTCTCCTTTTTTTGAAGATGCAGAAAACAAAGTCTACCGCAGCGACCGAGTCAGTTGGATTCGAAAACTTTTTAGTTTGTCCTTAAGTGAATATGACAGGCTTGGACTAGATAAAAATGATGTGATCAAAAATCTTTCAGAAAAGTTCGAAGAAGGTTTAGAAGGACTTTCCGCAAAAGACACCAAACAAAGATTATTAGAAATAGAAAAAGAAATAGAATCCATGGCAAAACAAAGAAAGTTGTATGGGCATATGTTTGATGATTTATTAAAATTAAAATATCTACACCAAAGGTATACCAATTACCTCAAATGGGCGGAATCAAATGTATGA